The sequence ATTTTTGGTGCACAtcaattatattataaaagtCCTCACCACAAATACTATCAACTGAGCAGACTGAATTCATGCCAATTTATTTAGAGATTTTTCTTTTGCCACCAGCAGAGTGTAAGTCATTACTGACTTGTGTGCCCAGCACTGACAGCTGAAATAAGCTGTGTTAAAGACACAACTGGCCGTGGAGCCTTTGATACTTTTCTTTGTCACCAATCCACTAAGACTTAGTGGGAAAACCTCTGACTTGTGGTCTAAAAAAACCACCTGAGGAGAAACAGAATTGTCAAGGGAAGGCGAAATAGGCTATTGGGAAAAAGAATTCATAGATATTcaccaaatgtttattttgtgtaaaccgccatagaaaataaaataatgaagatgtGCTCCAAAACCGAATGGATGTATTCATAGTGTGTTCACAATTTCATTACAGGTCCCTTCTTCTGACTTCTCATTGGGGAAACTGGCTTTAGAGAAGACTAAATGGGATATAGTAACAATGTGACAGAATTTGTCCTCCTGGGCCTCACTCAGGATCCTGGGACTCAAAAAGcattatttgtcatatttttgcttatttacaTTGTGACAATGGTGGGCAACCTGCTCATTGTGGTGACTGTTcttgccagcccctccctgggctcccccatGTTCCTCTTCCTTATCTATCTGTCACTCATTGATGCAGTGTATTCCACTGTCAGTACACCCAGATTGATCATAGACTTACTCAGAGGTCAAAAGACAATTTCCTTCTCAGCTTGCATGGGACAGCTGTTTCTGGAACACCTTTTTGGGGGTGCTGAGGTGTTCCTTCTGGTGGCCATGGCCTAtgatcgctatgtggccatctgtaagccaCTGCACTACATAACCATCATGAATAGACAGGTTTGCTTCCTGCTGATGGTGgtgtcctgggctgcaggttttgTGCATTCTTTGATCCAACTCCTCTTTGTGTACAACCTCCCCTTTTGTGGCCCCAATGTCATTGACCACTTCATGTGTGACATGTACCCACTATTAGAACTTGCCTGCACTGACACCTACATCTTAGGCCTCTCTATGATTGCCAATGGTGGAGCAATCTGTACCGTCATCTTTATTTGTCTACTAATATCCTATGGAGTCATCCTAAGTTCCCTTAAAATTCACAGTCGGGAAGCAAGGCTCAAAGCCTTGTCTACCTGCATTTCCCACATCACagtagttgttcttttttttgttccctgcatttttatgtatgtgaGACCTGTTTCTAACTTCCCTGTTGATAAATACATAAGTGTGGCTTACCTTGTTATCACTCCCATGTTGAATCCTCTAATATACACTTTGAGAAATGCAGAAATGACAAATGCTATGAAAAATCTCTGGTGTAAAAAGCTAGCTATGGACAGAATGATAATGTGTCATTCATATTGAATGCATTTAGTACTAATTCCAAAGCAACAAACAGGCAGTGCATTCTAACAAGGGATGACTTGGTCAACCCAATGAGTTGTCTAGGGATGCTTTTTTTATTCACACAAAGGTATCAAAAAGTAGAACAAATTATCCTTAGAGGTTAGACTCAATTTAATACAGAAATGTGAAGCTTGACTAAAAAGGCACAGGTGTTTTTCCtattattaggaaaaataaactaagttcACCTTGTaaccttttttattgttcagtcaCAGTAGTCCTGATagtttccccattgctctcccctgccctgtaccAGCAACCACCACCTCCCAGGGTCAGTGTCCCCACCCTGTCCATGCCCATGATCcctttattcatgtttttttggcttgccccttcccctttttgcTACTATCCCCCTAATTCCTttcctctggtcattgtcagtttgttttctattgtttatattaaaatgggttagaattatttttttccttagaaagtgaaaaaacaagctacctttgtaaattttctttaaCCCCAAATAATGAGAAATCAATTTGGCTAATGCTTGGAACAAATCTCTCATGTTTAAAcagtagtatttatttatttatttatttatttatttatcattgttgttcaagtacagttgtttccccTTTCACCCCACCACACTTTCCTGACACACACATCTgcacttcccaccctcaaacctactcctttggctttgtccatgtgtccttaatacCTGACCCTTGATAgtctttcccctattttcccccagcatccctctcccccaccccctctggtaACTTCAGTTTGTACTTTATtgcaaaatttaaatgtttgttgCTGTATGCATACAATAGAATTTTGCAGGTGCCTTAAGCATTTTGTCTTCAAGATTACTTGTGTTTCTCATTTTGATGCCTGTGCATTTGAAGTTCAGGGTGTTTAGATGGGAGATGATACCATATTTGGTTAAATGCACGATCATAGAGCAGTACTGTTAGATGGGATGTTGGATATACTCACAGGTTGGGATGAACCCGTTTGGGATGGTTGACAACGAAAACAGATTCTAGTTCTTGATTAGAGTATAGAGTGCTATActacataaacatattttcatgctttTCCTCACTAGTAATTATGTGTTTTTTGCCATTCTTCAATGTGTAGATGAAGCTTATTTTGTCTTCATGATACTGAAGATTGGGAAAAGATATGTATTATTTTACACAGCAATGTGTTTCCTAAGTTGCTTTCAacttaaatactttaaattatagaCTTAGTAATGgttgtttttatataaacaaaattttggaTTTCAAtcttatcttaaaattttttttctcagtgtgtaGCCTCTCCAGAACATCACGTACTAGGAAGAAGATGTAATTACTTTCACTATATGTAGGAACATCATCTTTGTTTTGCAAGAGTTTTTTCCTTACTAAAAACAATTAGAACTTTCCtcacttaaaaattttgttaGGATTTTTTAATGCATACTAATAATATATGCAATTTATACCCAGAATTTGATCAATATTGTAATTACCTGTGCATACAATTCCTCTCCTTCTATCCAGATGTAATCCCaatgttgaattttttattaattatagttaaaaataactGCATATGTGTGCATCCTTAATTTATAGAGTGTACAGTTTCATATTCTTtacctttattaaaattatgctaCATAGGACAAAGTTTTCTGAGTATTTTCTCCACAGTGTTGATTTCCTAAGATACAATCATGTTGTTGCTTTTCTCTGTAGTCCAACCAGCTCCCTGCTGTGTATTATTCCACGTCTAAATATACCACATGTTATGAACCCATTTAGCCAGTGTCTTACTTGTGCTGCTCTGGACATACTGATAGAAATTACTTTGTGTTAAATAGGCTGTTTGCATGCTCACCTTTATGGATGGTTACAACTTTCTCCTAAAGATGTATTATCAGTTATACTCCTgcttgtgtttatatgtgtgcgtttgtatgtgtgcatgtgtttaaagaatttaaatctaCTTTAAAAGGGGCTTTCTGTTGTGATAAAACCAAGTTTTTGAACACAGTTTTCAAAAATGCAACCTACTTTCCTAATCTGATATGTCACGTTTACAATAAAGTCCAAATACCTGTGTACCTATTTCTAGACTTTTTTCTCATGTTGGTTTATTATTCCTAAGACAGTACTACATTATTCTGGGTCATGTAAgtagatttttatatatattaagagACTTACTACACAATATTCTTATTAAAAACAACACTTTCTCTTTACAACAACTATTTTccacataattaataaaataatttcagaggtCTTAGAAACCTACCAGGATTTTGACAGATAAAGTATTAAATGTCTAATTAACCTAGAATAGAATCGATATATTGATCCCAATGAATCATTGTTTTTAGGAACATGAAAAATCATAGCATTTATTTAGGGCTTTAAGTTTCACTTAGCTTTTGGAATACTGCTGTGCAGTAATGATATCAGTGACTTTTCTTTCCaacatctttctaatattttatatcatatttctcattttatattacttagaagaggaagaataatTAATAACTGTGAGTATAGGAAACCTGGTCTTATTCTTAGTTGTGCTGGGGTTGCTTGTGTTATTTCTCTATAAAACGTgttcattaaaaattatcatcTCAAGTGTCCTCCAAGAAACAGGTATCACTCTTCAAAGGAACAACTGCAAATTATTTACAAAGAATTTACCAGATTAAAGACCAAATGAGAGATGGGATGAGATTATAGGGGAAACTTGTGAAGGGTtagcaggaacaattataaaggatacatggacaacaACCCGGGATGGGGTagaaacaggggagagaggttaggagggctggggtggtggggaggggtgaggggaagaggcagaaaactatacttgaacaacaataaaaaatgttaaaaacaaaagaactttaaaaaatggtgaagtACCCAGGACTAGCAATGGTGGGACATCGTTACTATCCCAGTTATGAAGGCAAAACggaatagatttttttcccaaacatAGAAATAAGTATAACAGAAAAAGGAAGGTCATTTGACAGAAGCTTTGTCTTGAATAGGGAGACAGCCATTTCCAAACTGGCCCATGAAGGAAAGTAGCAGATGAATTAATACCTTGATGTCTCTTCAGTGTTTGATCTCCTGTTATTTCCTTCTATTGGCTGAACTTAAGCAACAGCTAAAGGGTGAGTTAACTTGGCTGATGACCACTTTAGTGGCCATTGTCTCAGGGTCCAGAATAAAGTGGAAAAGATTAGAGTTGGATCTACAGGAGCAAATGTAGCACATCCATAACACCCAACCCTTTCTGTTTCTACTATTCACTtataattttggaagaaaagtaAAACTCTTTCAacacaggaaacataaaaagtccctttaacttcCATATCATCAATTGATTTCAGCCCAGACATACTCACACTTCAAACCTAATTGAAATATGAACCACCAATGCTTTTCATAT is a genomic window of Phyllostomus discolor isolate MPI-MPIP mPhyDis1 chromosome 6, mPhyDis1.pri.v3, whole genome shotgun sequence containing:
- the LOC114500194 gene encoding olfactory receptor 4A16-like: MGYSNNVTEFVLLGLTQDPGTQKALFVIFLLIYIVTMVGNLLIVVTVLASPSLGSPMFLFLIYLSLIDAVYSTVSTPRLIIDLLRGQKTISFSACMGQLFLEHLFGGAEVFLLVAMAYDRYVAICKPLHYITIMNRQVCFLLMVVSWAAGFVHSLIQLLFVYNLPFCGPNVIDHFMCDMYPLLELACTDTYILGLSMIANGGAICTVIFICLLISYGVILSSLKIHSREARLKALSTCISHITVVVLFFVPCIFMYVRPVSNFPVDKYISVAYLVITPMLNPLIYTLRNAEMTNAMKNLWCKKLAMDRMIMCHSY